The following DNA comes from Glaciihabitans arcticus.
CCTATTCCCGGCGGGGTCCAGTGGAAATTCAGGACTCTTGTCGGACGGGCGGTCCGGTCGCTCGTAAACGCGGGACTCGTCGCCGCCGGGGTGTGCCAAAGCCCTGAATTTCCGAAGTCGGAGCGAACCCTCGGGCGGCCAGAGCAACGGCGACGGCGCGCTGCAGCCCGTCCCAGCGGCGGAACACCACGGCCGCGCTCGGCCGCATCGCGTGCAGCCCGGCCCGGTTCACCACGTCGTCCTTCCTGCGATCACGCTCGAAGTAGGGCTCGTGGAACTCGCGTCCGTCCACATCGACCCCGACCTGTCCGTCGACGACGAGGTCTTCCCGCTCTCCGGTCTCCTCCAGCCAGACCTGGGTTTCGACGTTATGCCCGGCAATCCTGAGCCGCGTGCGCGCAAGACTCTCGGGAAGTGACTCGCACGTCACATCGACCCAGTCCCTGATGTGCCTCAACTCCCGCGGCACGGTCAACAGCAGAAGCTCGAGGTCGAAGTCGTCCATCAGCCCGACATGAAGCGCCCAGTCGAGTGCCGCGATCGCCTGCTCGAATGACTCATCGAGGATGACACGGCGCAGCGCATCCCTTAGCGCGACACTCGAGAAATCCCCGCGATCGCCCAGTTCGGGCGGGTCCCAGTGCAACTCGACGTCCCCGCGGCGTCGCAATGGAACGAATCGGTTGACCGGCGATCGTTGCCGGGCTGCGTTGACCGGCACGGAGACGTGGAGCACCGTGTGTTCGACGACCCAGCCGCCGAGCGCCTCGATCGCGGATATCCCGGTGAGTCGTCCACCGACACGCACGGCTCGGACGCGGAGGTCATCCTCCGGAAGGGTCGAGTACCAGCCCTGCCGGGCGCGGATGACCGAACCCGAGCGGAACGCGCGTGTCAGGTCCAGGTCGCGCGCTCCCCGCGCGACGAGATGCTGCTTCTGGGCTATGCCTCCCAGGGAGTGGACGATCCGGGCGATGGTGACCATCGCCCAATGCTGGCCGCCGCCGGCCGGTCGTGGAGGGCCAAGCCTTCCATAGGTGGACTATCCCCTCGACAAACACACCCTGAGGGAGAGGAGGGAATGGAAATTCAGGGTTCCTGCACCCGCAGAAAGAGCCCGCCCCGAAAGAACAGGGGCGGGCTCAACTCACGCGACGAGAGTCCTGAATTTCCAGAACACCACGCGGGCAGGGTGCTGCGGGCGGGGTCAGGCGCCCAGGAGCTGCTCGGCGAGGTAGCTGCGGAGACGGTCGAGGGAGATGCGCTCCTGCGCCATGGTGTCGCGCTCCCGCACGGTCACGGCGTTGTCCTCGAGGGTGTCGAAGTCGATCGTGACCGCGAACGGTGTTCCGATCTCGTCCTGGCGGCGGTAGCGCTTGCCGATCGCACCAGCGTCGTCGAAGTCGACGTTCCAGTACTTGCGCAGGTCCGCGGCGATCGACTTGGCGAGCGGCGACAGCTGCTCGTTGCGCGACAGGGGGAGGATCGCGACCTTGACCGGCGAGAGGCGCCGGTCGAGGCGCAGCACGGTGCGCTTGTCGACCCCGCCCTTGGCATTGGGGGCTTCATCCTCGGCGTACGCGTCGAGCATAAAGGCCATGAGCGCGCGGGTGAGGCCGAACGCGGGCTCGATGACATAGGGCGTCCAGCGCTCGTCCTTCGACTGGTCGAAGTAGGAGAGGTCGGTGCCCGATGCCTCGGAGTGCGTACGAAGGTCGAAGTCGGTGCGGTTCGCGACACCCATAAGCTCGCCCCACTCGCTTCCCGCGAAGCGGAAGCGGTACTCGAGGTCGACGGTGCGCTTCGAGTAGTGCGAGAGCTTCTCCTGCGGGTGCTCGTAGATGCGGATGTTCTCGGGGTTGATGCCGAGATCCGTGTACCAGCGCAGGGACTCGTCGATCCAGTACTGGTGCCACTCTTCGTCCGTACCGGGCTCGACGAAGAATTCCATCTCCATCTGCTCGAACTCGCGGGTGCGGAAGATGAAGTTTCCGGGCGTGATCTCGTTGCGGAACGACTTGCCGATCTGGCCGATTCCGAACGGCGGCTTGAGGCGCGACGTCGTCAGCACGTTGGCGAAGTTCACGAAGATGCCCTGCGCGGTCTCGGGGCGCAGGTAGTGCATGCCTTCCTCGTTGTCGACGGGTCCGAGGAAGGTTTTGAGCAGGCCGGAGAAGTTCTGCGGCTCGGTCCACGATCCGGGCTGGCCGGTGTCGGGGTCCTTAATGTCGGCGAGTCCGTTGACCGGCGGGTGGCCGTGCTTCTCCTCGTAGGCCTCGAGCAGGTGGTCGGCGCGGTAGCGCTTGTGGGTGTGCAGCGATTCGACGAGCGGGTCGGAGAACACCTCGACGTGACCGGACGCCTCCCAGACCTTTCGGGGCAGGATGACGGAGCTGTCGAGACCGACGACATCGTCGCGACCCTGCACGATGGTCTGCCACCACTGCTTCTTGATGTTCTCTTTGAGCGCGGTTCCGAGCGGTCCGTAGTCCCACGCCGAACGCGAACCACCGTAGATCTCTCCCGCCTGGAACACGAACCCACGGCGCTTGGCGAGGTTGATAACGGCATCGAGATTGCTGGGATTTGCCACGTGT
Coding sequences within:
- a CDS encoding glycyl-tRNA synthetase, encoding MVTIARIVHSLGGIAQKQHLVARGARDLDLTRAFRSGSVIRARQGWYSTLPEDDLRVRAVRVGGRLTGISAIEALGGWVVEHTVLHVSVPVNAARQRSPVNRFVPLRRRGDVELHWDPPELGDRGDFSSVALRDALRRVILDESFEQAIAALDWALHVGLMDDFDLELLLLTVPRELRHIRDWVDVTCESLPESLARTRLRIAGHNVETQVWLEETGEREDLVVDGQVGVDVDGREFHEPYFERDRRKDDVVNRAGLHAMRPSAAVVFRRWDGLQRAVAVALAARGFAPTSEIQGFGTPRRRRVPRLRATGPPVRQES
- a CDS encoding glycine--tRNA ligase yields the protein MANPSNLDAVINLAKRRGFVFQAGEIYGGSRSAWDYGPLGTALKENIKKQWWQTIVQGRDDVVGLDSSVILPRKVWEASGHVEVFSDPLVESLHTHKRYRADHLLEAYEEKHGHPPVNGLADIKDPDTGQPGSWTEPQNFSGLLKTFLGPVDNEEGMHYLRPETAQGIFVNFANVLTTSRLKPPFGIGQIGKSFRNEITPGNFIFRTREFEQMEMEFFVEPGTDEEWHQYWIDESLRWYTDLGINPENIRIYEHPQEKLSHYSKRTVDLEYRFRFAGSEWGELMGVANRTDFDLRTHSEASGTDLSYFDQSKDERWTPYVIEPAFGLTRALMAFMLDAYAEDEAPNAKGGVDKRTVLRLDRRLSPVKVAILPLSRNEQLSPLAKSIAADLRKYWNVDFDDAGAIGKRYRRQDEIGTPFAVTIDFDTLEDNAVTVRERDTMAQERISLDRLRSYLAEQLLGA